The following coding sequences lie in one Bacillota bacterium genomic window:
- a CDS encoding radical SAM protein, giving the protein MARVLLVQPRPAGGVGFGSTAVVEPLGLEAVAGALLDRRWGPPHEVNLVDLLAPRWLDRALAEFEPQLCGISCGFTMDVYRTRAVARRVKERRPDCFVFVGGHHASLCPEDFSGTEVDAVVVGEGELTARELVDTVARGGCLRDVSGLVLNTSSGQVWTGERPPAALDDLSPVARQLTAPYRRFYYLGLQKPMASVETARGCPYRCTFCSVWKFYRGTVRVKSPARVAEELDGVREEYVLITDDNFLLSVPRAEAIAQELKRNRIRHRYTVQARSDTVVKHPDLLRLWKEVGLYRVFIGMEKVDDEELHVLNKKNTVENNVRALDVLRRLGIAVTPSFIVDPDYTHRQFEKLRAFLRKYRISAPSIAVLTPLPGTELYRKWRDRLITTNYELYDLFHSVIPTRLKLEDFYREFTSLYRTAVRSSWYLIPNLFILLRNVMAGRVSLPHIWRIASGVRCSLNPRFYLRGHLADLRGRS; this is encoded by the coding sequence GTGGCGAGAGTCCTGCTGGTACAGCCCCGCCCCGCGGGGGGGGTGGGCTTCGGAAGTACTGCGGTGGTGGAGCCGCTGGGTCTGGAGGCAGTGGCCGGGGCCCTCCTTGACCGGCGCTGGGGTCCCCCTCACGAGGTGAACCTGGTGGACCTTTTGGCGCCGCGGTGGCTCGATCGCGCCCTGGCAGAGTTCGAACCCCAACTGTGCGGGATCAGCTGCGGGTTTACCATGGACGTTTACCGCACCAGAGCGGTGGCACGGCGGGTGAAGGAACGGCGGCCCGATTGCTTCGTGTTCGTGGGCGGGCACCACGCCTCCCTTTGTCCGGAAGACTTCTCCGGGACCGAGGTGGACGCCGTGGTGGTGGGCGAGGGTGAACTCACGGCCCGGGAGTTGGTGGACACGGTGGCCCGCGGCGGGTGCCTGCGGGACGTATCGGGCCTGGTGCTGAACACCTCCTCGGGACAGGTGTGGACGGGCGAAAGGCCCCCGGCGGCCCTGGATGATCTGTCTCCGGTGGCCCGTCAACTGACGGCTCCTTACCGCCGGTTCTACTACCTGGGTCTGCAAAAACCCATGGCCTCGGTGGAAACGGCCCGGGGCTGCCCCTACCGGTGCACCTTTTGCTCGGTCTGGAAGTTCTACCGGGGAACGGTCCGGGTCAAGAGTCCGGCCCGGGTGGCGGAGGAACTGGATGGGGTGCGGGAAGAGTATGTCCTTATCACCGATGACAACTTCCTGCTGAGCGTCCCGCGGGCGGAAGCCATCGCCCAGGAGTTGAAGCGTAACCGCATCCGCCACCGCTATACCGTCCAGGCCCGGAGCGACACGGTGGTCAAGCACCCCGACCTCCTGCGCCTGTGGAAGGAAGTCGGGCTGTACCGGGTGTTCATCGGCATGGAAAAGGTGGATGACGAAGAACTGCACGTCCTGAACAAGAAGAATACGGTGGAAAACAACGTGCGAGCCCTGGACGTGTTACGGCGCCTGGGAATAGCCGTGACCCCGTCCTTCATCGTGGATCCGGATTACACCCACCGTCAGTTCGAAAAGCTGCGTGCGTTTCTGCGCAAGTACCGGATTTCGGCGCCCTCCATTGCCGTGCTGACTCCCCTGCCGGGAACCGAGCTTTACCGCAAGTGGAGAGACCGCCTGATCACCACTAACTACGAGTTGTACGACCTGTTCCACAGCGTTATCCCAACCCGGCTCAAGCTGGAGGATTTTTATCGGGAGTTCACGTCGCTTTACCGTACTGCCGTGCGCAGCAGTTGGTACCTGATCCCCAACCTGTTCATCCTATTGCGGAACGTGATGGCGGGCCGGGTGTCCCTGCCCCACATTTGGCGTATCGCTTCGGGCGTCAGGTGTAGCCTCAATCCCCGTTTTTACCTGCGTGGCCACCTGGCCGATTTGCGCGGCCGCTCGTGA
- a CDS encoding LAGLIDADG family homing endonuclease, with protein MAELQLSENGLVVLRKRYLAKDASGKVVETPEQLFRRVARNIALVEGLYLVEVYDPEGGQTPHGEPGTPPAGWPERLGVLEGLTRWDWEMLQRAYIWLDRHGHMRVPFDELARVMERESAGIRSFQDRLYDAMTEKRFMFNSPTLMNAGRELSQLSACFVLPVDDSLVGIFESIKHAALIHQSGGGTGMSFSRLRPKNDVVRTTGGVASGPVSFMRVFNAATEAIKQGGTRRGANMGILRVDHPDIMEFITCKQDNADITNFNISVGITEEFMRAVREDREYDLVNPRTGEAVGRLRARDVFDRIVEGAWRNGEPGIVFLDRLNRDNPTPELGEIESTNPCVTGDTWVMTGEGPRQVRELVGRPFEAVINGVCYKTGKEGFFRTATRPVVRLSTREGYSVRLTADHRVLRLVDRARYRIGCEWVRAGELKPGDRIVLHDHRSLPGWTGELSEGEGYLLGLLAGDGVLKKNAAVLAVCSGEEASGGVAAGGGAVWEAVDGPPAHGGASAAMRLALGCAEAVPHRMDFTGWVPLTGCGDFRLNSAALEVLAGRMGMRPGAKAVSPEIERASSEGYRGFLRGLFDCAGSVQGSQEKGVSIRLSQSSLDLLRLVQRMLLRLGMVSTIHEERRPPAARLMPDGKGRAREYRGTTRHELVISGDNVAVFAERIGFGDSVKARKLALLLRACRRTLNRERFVATVLAVKEDGVEEVYDVRVPGVNAFDANGICAHNCGEQPLLPYEACCLGSINLSLAVRPGAESWEKLRVWDLRGEELLAYAREAIDWDELSRITRLGVRFLDNIIDANKYPLPEIEKMARGNRKIGLGVMGWADMLIKLGIPYDSSEALRLADEVMGFIHREAREATRQLARERGAFPNFSHSVFRDGPPVRNATLTTIAPTGTISIIAGCSSGIEPLFALAFFRKVLEGQQLVEVNPIFEEVARREGFYSPELMRLVAERGSVRGLPGVPERWQRVFVTALQIDPEWHIRMQAAFQTHTDNAVSKTVNMCNEATREDVAKVYFLAYELGCKGVTIYRDRSREEQVLNVGTVRKGEEPPGELPRQAELGRSQAVSGGVPGQVRVAPEEPVRAGGESAEERPAVGPVVREGAAEPRLAAAPAGGRGGITPRARPSVTHGSTERIRTGCGNLYVTINEDEYGLCEVFASMGKSGGCASSQSEAVARLISLALRSGVRPESVVKELRGIRCPSPAWVEGGGMVLSCPDAIGIVLERYLKRKAAARENTARESISPNPGSVGQHSWDQMAVSLDPVDNHMGACPECGGHLTHESGCLVCHFCGFSRCG; from the coding sequence GTGGCAGAACTGCAGTTGAGTGAGAACGGCCTGGTGGTGTTGCGGAAGCGGTACCTGGCCAAGGATGCCAGCGGGAAGGTGGTGGAGACTCCGGAGCAGTTGTTCCGGCGGGTAGCACGGAACATCGCACTGGTGGAAGGTCTGTATCTGGTTGAGGTATATGATCCCGAGGGAGGTCAGACTCCCCATGGCGAACCGGGGACTCCGCCGGCGGGGTGGCCGGAGCGGCTGGGAGTACTGGAGGGACTGACCCGCTGGGATTGGGAGATGTTGCAGCGCGCCTACATATGGCTGGACAGGCACGGGCACATGAGGGTGCCTTTTGACGAACTGGCCAGGGTGATGGAGCGAGAAAGTGCCGGCATCCGCTCTTTCCAGGATCGGCTGTACGACGCCATGACGGAGAAGAGGTTCATGTTCAACTCGCCCACCCTGATGAATGCGGGGCGGGAACTGAGCCAGTTGTCGGCCTGCTTCGTCCTGCCCGTGGACGACTCCCTGGTGGGGATTTTTGAAAGTATCAAACATGCTGCCCTCATCCACCAATCGGGGGGCGGCACGGGCATGAGCTTCTCGCGGCTTCGCCCCAAGAACGACGTGGTGCGTACCACCGGTGGCGTTGCCTCCGGGCCGGTGTCCTTCATGCGGGTATTCAACGCCGCCACCGAAGCCATAAAGCAAGGGGGCACGCGTCGCGGAGCGAATATGGGTATCTTGCGGGTGGATCACCCCGACATTATGGAGTTCATCACCTGCAAGCAGGACAACGCCGACATCACCAACTTCAACATCTCGGTGGGGATTACGGAAGAGTTCATGCGTGCGGTGCGGGAAGACCGTGAGTACGACCTGGTCAACCCCCGTACCGGGGAGGCAGTGGGTCGCCTGCGGGCGCGCGATGTTTTCGACCGTATCGTGGAGGGGGCGTGGCGGAACGGGGAGCCGGGCATCGTCTTTCTGGATCGCCTGAACCGGGACAACCCCACCCCCGAACTGGGCGAGATCGAGAGCACCAACCCCTGTGTCACCGGTGATACCTGGGTGATGACGGGTGAAGGCCCGCGCCAGGTGCGGGAACTGGTGGGCCGGCCTTTCGAAGCAGTTATCAACGGCGTGTGCTACAAGACCGGGAAAGAGGGCTTTTTCAGGACAGCGACCAGGCCGGTCGTGAGGCTATCCACCCGGGAGGGGTACAGCGTCCGGCTCACCGCCGACCATCGGGTCCTGCGCTTGGTCGACCGTGCGCGCTACCGTATTGGCTGCGAGTGGGTCAGGGCGGGGGAACTCAAGCCCGGCGACCGGATCGTCCTGCACGACCATCGGTCGCTTCCCGGCTGGACCGGAGAGTTGAGCGAGGGTGAGGGTTATCTGCTCGGCCTGCTGGCCGGCGACGGAGTGCTCAAGAAAAATGCAGCTGTCCTGGCTGTGTGCTCCGGGGAGGAAGCGTCTGGCGGCGTGGCGGCAGGAGGGGGAGCGGTGTGGGAAGCGGTCGACGGCCCGCCCGCGCATGGGGGAGCGTCCGCGGCCATGCGGCTTGCGCTGGGGTGCGCGGAGGCAGTGCCGCACCGCATGGACTTCACCGGGTGGGTACCGCTCACCGGTTGCGGGGACTTCCGCCTCAATTCGGCTGCTTTGGAGGTGCTGGCGGGGCGGATGGGGATGCGTCCGGGCGCCAAGGCGGTTTCCCCGGAGATCGAACGCGCTTCGTCAGAGGGCTACCGGGGCTTCCTGCGCGGCCTCTTTGACTGCGCCGGCTCGGTCCAGGGGAGCCAGGAAAAGGGCGTGAGCATCCGCCTGTCCCAGAGCAGCCTTGATCTTTTGCGTTTGGTCCAGCGCATGCTGCTCAGGCTGGGCATGGTGAGCACCATCCATGAGGAGCGGCGGCCGCCTGCTGCCCGGCTGATGCCGGATGGCAAAGGACGGGCCAGAGAGTACAGGGGCACGACCCGGCACGAGTTAGTCATCAGCGGCGATAACGTGGCCGTGTTTGCGGAACGGATTGGCTTTGGCGATAGCGTCAAGGCGCGGAAGCTCGCATTGCTCCTCCGTGCCTGCCGGCGCACGTTGAACCGCGAGCGGTTCGTGGCCACCGTCCTGGCGGTCAAGGAGGACGGTGTCGAGGAGGTCTACGACGTGCGGGTCCCCGGCGTCAACGCCTTTGACGCCAACGGGATATGTGCCCACAACTGCGGGGAGCAACCTCTGCTCCCGTACGAGGCGTGCTGCCTGGGGTCCATCAACCTTTCGCTTGCGGTGAGGCCGGGCGCGGAGTCATGGGAAAAACTGCGGGTTTGGGATTTGAGGGGCGAGGAACTGCTGGCCTACGCCAGGGAGGCGATAGATTGGGATGAGCTTTCCCGGATTACCCGTCTGGGCGTCCGTTTTCTGGATAACATCATAGACGCAAACAAATACCCCCTGCCCGAAATCGAAAAGATGGCCCGGGGCAACCGCAAGATCGGCCTGGGCGTGATGGGCTGGGCGGACATGCTCATCAAGCTGGGGATCCCCTACGATTCCTCCGAGGCACTGCGCCTGGCTGACGAGGTGATGGGGTTCATCCACCGCGAGGCACGGGAGGCAACTCGCCAGCTGGCACGGGAACGGGGGGCGTTTCCAAATTTCTCCCACAGCGTGTTCCGGGACGGTCCTCCCGTGCGGAACGCCACCCTCACCACTATTGCACCCACGGGCACCATCAGCATCATCGCGGGTTGCTCTTCCGGTATCGAGCCCCTGTTCGCCCTGGCCTTCTTCCGCAAGGTTTTGGAAGGCCAGCAACTGGTCGAAGTCAACCCGATCTTCGAGGAAGTGGCCAGGAGAGAGGGGTTTTACAGCCCGGAGCTGATGCGGCTGGTGGCGGAGCGCGGCTCGGTCCGGGGGCTACCCGGCGTCCCCGAGCGGTGGCAGCGGGTGTTCGTCACCGCCCTGCAGATCGATCCCGAATGGCACATCCGCATGCAGGCCGCTTTTCAGACGCACACGGACAATGCCGTCTCCAAGACGGTGAATATGTGCAACGAGGCCACGCGCGAGGACGTGGCGAAGGTTTACTTCCTGGCGTACGAACTGGGGTGCAAGGGCGTGACCATATATCGTGACCGGAGTCGGGAGGAGCAGGTGCTGAACGTGGGCACGGTGCGGAAGGGAGAGGAGCCGCCCGGGGAGCTGCCGCGGCAGGCGGAACTCGGGCGCTCTCAGGCTGTTTCGGGCGGTGTTCCGGGCCAGGTGCGTGTGGCGCCCGAGGAGCCCGTGCGAGCCGGGGGAGAGAGCGCGGAAGAGCGCCCGGCCGTCGGCCCGGTGGTGCGGGAAGGCGCGGCAGAGCCCCGGCTTGCGGCGGCGCCTGCGGGGGGCCGGGGAGGGATTACGCCAAGGGCCAGGCCATCGGTCACCCACGGCAGCACCGAGCGCATAAGGACGGGCTGCGGGAACCTGTACGTGACCATCAATGAGGACGAGTACGGCCTGTGCGAGGTGTTCGCCTCCATGGGCAAGTCGGGCGGCTGTGCGTCATCCCAGTCCGAGGCGGTGGCCCGGCTCATATCGCTGGCGTTGCGTTCGGGAGTCCGGCCGGAGTCTGTCGTGAAGGAATTGCGGGGCATCCGCTGCCCGTCGCCTGCCTGGGTGGAAGGCGGTGGAATGGTGCTTTCCTGCCCGGACGCCATCGGCATTGTGCTGGAGCGCTATCTGAAACGGAAGGCTGCGGCCCGAGAGAATACGGCCCGGGAGAGCATTTCTCCCAACCCCGGCAGTGTCGGCCAGCATTCCTGGGATCAGATGGCAGTGAGTCTCGATCCCGTCGACAACCACATGGGTGCCTGCCCCGAGTGCGGTGGCCACCTCACTCACGAAAGCGGGTGCCTGGTCTGCCATTTCTGCGGTTTCTCCCGTTGCGGCTAA
- the nrdR gene encoding transcriptional regulator NrdR has product MKCPYCGFPESRVLDSRPTEDGTVIRRRRECEDCHRRFTTYEKVDEPPLVVVKKDGRRERFDSGKILAGLLKACEKRPVPSERLHAVVQDIEKELRSRGEREVESRVIGEMVMEHLRELDEVAYVRFASVYRQFADLRRFAEEVQRLLRERECGQEAPGLGGSGSHGSGVHGSGGGSGGGGSGASAHGGGPGSGDCGRGAGGG; this is encoded by the coding sequence GTGAAGTGTCCGTACTGCGGGTTTCCCGAGAGCAGGGTTCTGGACTCTCGCCCCACCGAGGACGGGACCGTCATCCGGAGGCGGCGGGAGTGTGAGGATTGCCACCGCCGCTTCACGACTTACGAGAAGGTGGACGAGCCCCCCCTGGTGGTGGTCAAGAAGGATGGACGCCGGGAACGCTTCGACTCCGGCAAAATCCTGGCCGGTTTGCTGAAGGCGTGTGAGAAGCGCCCGGTGCCTTCGGAGCGCCTGCATGCGGTGGTCCAGGATATCGAGAAGGAATTACGCTCCCGGGGGGAGCGGGAGGTGGAGTCAAGGGTCATCGGCGAGATGGTGATGGAGCACCTGCGGGAGCTGGACGAGGTGGCCTATGTGCGTTTTGCCTCCGTGTACCGGCAGTTTGCCGACCTTAGGCGGTTTGCCGAGGAGGTGCAGCGCCTGCTGCGGGAGCGCGAGTGCGGACAGGAAGCGCCCGGTCTTGGGGGCAGCGGGAGCCACGGCAGCGGGGTCCACGGCAGCGGCGGCGGGAGTGGGGGCGGCGGCAGCGGGGCCAGCGCGCACGGCGGGGGGCCCGGCAGTGGCGATTGCGGGCGTGGCGCGGGCGGGGGGTAG
- a CDS encoding DUF6504 family protein, with the protein MEFIGRPVGVEWVQEPGWKRPISFTWAGRQYRVKAVVARWDDYGFGVAAPTRKKWYQRRHRTCYEVETEDGERFRLYLDRGAGRRQWVLLGRVCLRERGKRQDEPERA; encoded by the coding sequence ATGGAGTTCATTGGCAGGCCGGTGGGCGTGGAATGGGTTCAGGAGCCGGGGTGGAAGCGGCCGATCAGCTTTACCTGGGCGGGCCGGCAGTACCGGGTGAAGGCAGTGGTGGCCCGGTGGGACGATTACGGTTTTGGTGTGGCGGCTCCGACTCGGAAGAAGTGGTATCAGAGGAGGCACCGCACCTGCTACGAGGTGGAGACCGAGGACGGGGAGCGTTTTCGGCTGTATCTGGATCGCGGGGCCGGGCGCAGGCAGTGGGTGCTGCTGGGGAGAGTGTGCCTGAGGGAACGCGGGAAACGCCAGGACGAACCCGAGCGAGCCTGA
- a CDS encoding ArsR family transcriptional regulator, whose translation MHNWVYVPVGLVRDPALPPEAKVTYLVLASFCSRANRRCSPTREELMKMVGVRSPTSMRSYLRMLAERGWLEFEYVRRTRRTVFILHDVELDRIRRDLDLIRRRLDRAEFKGEAIMKEWLTLTVDSDDYTDNARPGFLVNPLTGERMEYDRWYTCGVAFEFNGPQHSGPTEAYPDTDKARQTMARDLMKRGLSEQHEVKLVTIRPEDLSYTGIRRKGEGLLPLRDIPEDDPRVVFLNEVSALYLRKSVKHG comes from the coding sequence GTGCACAACTGGGTGTATGTGCCAGTTGGTTTGGTGAGGGATCCGGCGTTGCCACCCGAGGCCAAGGTTACTTACCTGGTGCTGGCCAGTTTCTGCTCTCGGGCAAACAGGCGGTGTTCACCTACGCGCGAAGAACTCATGAAGATGGTCGGCGTCCGTAGCCCGACCAGCATGCGCAGTTACCTGCGGATGTTGGCGGAGCGGGGCTGGTTGGAGTTCGAATATGTGCGGCGCACGAGGCGAACGGTGTTCATCCTGCACGACGTCGAGCTGGATCGCATCCGCCGGGATCTGGACCTTATTCGGAGGCGGCTCGACCGCGCGGAGTTCAAGGGAGAGGCCATCATGAAGGAATGGCTCACTCTGACCGTTGATTCGGATGATTACACCGACAACGCCCGCCCCGGTTTCCTGGTCAACCCCCTAACAGGCGAAAGGATGGAATATGATAGATGGTACACCTGTGGCGTGGCCTTCGAATTCAACGGCCCGCAGCACTCCGGCCCGACCGAAGCGTACCCGGATACTGACAAGGCCAGGCAAACGATGGCACGGGACCTCATGAAGAGGGGTCTTAGCGAGCAGCACGAGGTCAAACTGGTGACCATCCGCCCGGAGGATCTGAGTTATACTGGCATCAGGCGGAAAGGAGAGGGATTATTGCCCCTCCGGGACATCCCCGAGGATGATCCCCGGGTGGTATTCCTGAACGAGGTCAGTGCCCTGTACCTCCGCAAGTCCGTAAAGCACGGCTGA
- a CDS encoding DNA/RNA nuclease SfsA, which yields MDARLPPLLVAEALGASGWGRLVREPTWGRGRFDLAVGGWMIECKSVTLVRHGVALFPDAPTVRGRRHLEGLARLAPAAAVVFVVQRADACCFAPNRDTDPAFAAALVDAAGRGVLVLAGKCRVSRKEIVLAEPLPVCLSAVPPAG from the coding sequence GTGGACGCCCGCCTGCCTCCCCTGCTGGTGGCGGAGGCGCTGGGCGCGTCCGGGTGGGGGAGGCTGGTCAGGGAACCCACCTGGGGCCGGGGACGGTTCGACCTGGCGGTGGGCGGCTGGATGATCGAGTGCAAGTCGGTGACGCTGGTGCGGCACGGCGTGGCCTTATTCCCGGATGCACCGACTGTACGGGGCAGGCGTCACCTGGAGGGACTGGCCCGGTTGGCACCGGCGGCGGCAGTGGTATTTGTGGTTCAGCGCGCCGATGCATGCTGCTTTGCCCCCAACCGCGATACAGATCCCGCCTTTGCTGCTGCCCTGGTCGATGCTGCTGGTCGCGGCGTCCTGGTCCTGGCGGGAAAATGCCGCGTCTCCCGGAAGGAAATCGTGCTGGCCGAGCCCCTCCCGGTTTGCCTGTCCGCGGTGCCGCCTGCCGGCTGA
- a CDS encoding flavin reductase family protein — translation MAGKVELEVGTWLFPLPVVVVSVGDMQNPNLVTLALVGTLCSRPPMVGISVRTDRHSYRILADRGEFTVNIPRADQLHLADFCGTRSGRDVNKFSALGLTPVAGSRVAAPLVAEFPVNLECRVEQRVPLGSHELFVGRVLAVRADPDVVVEGLIDPARVAPPVYALEGYYALGPLLGEYGFTRRPRSSG, via the coding sequence GTGGCAGGAAAGGTCGAACTGGAAGTGGGTACCTGGCTGTTTCCCCTGCCCGTGGTAGTGGTTTCGGTGGGGGACATGCAGAATCCCAACCTGGTGACGCTGGCCCTGGTGGGGACCCTGTGTTCACGGCCTCCCATGGTGGGCATTTCTGTGCGCACCGATCGCCATTCCTACCGCATCCTGGCCGACCGGGGGGAGTTCACCGTCAACATCCCCCGGGCAGACCAGCTTCACCTGGCTGACTTCTGCGGTACCAGGTCCGGGCGCGACGTGAACAAGTTTTCCGCCCTCGGGCTTACTCCGGTGGCCGGTTCCCGGGTGGCGGCCCCCCTGGTGGCAGAATTCCCCGTGAACCTCGAGTGCCGGGTGGAGCAACGGGTTCCCTTGGGGAGTCACGAACTATTCGTGGGGCGGGTGCTGGCCGTCCGCGCCGATCCGGACGTAGTGGTAGAGGGGCTCATTGATCCGGCCCGGGTGGCTCCCCCGGTCTACGCCCTGGAAGGGTATTACGCCCTCGGCCCCCTGCTCGGCGAATACGGATTCACCCGGCGGCCGCGGTCTTCCGGATGA
- a CDS encoding BadF/BadG/BcrA/BcrD ATPase family protein: protein MRLVLGVDAGATKTLAVVADLAGQVRGWGRAGCGNFQVTGTRAPREISRAIRRALAMAGAGPSHVVAAYYGIAGADRPADFAYIHSFLEPINPAPRWEVENDATIALVAATRRRLGVVVACGTGFNCLAFHPGGTRLQVGGLGYIFGDFAGAGQIGAEVIRAATRAYDGRGPATALLDLLRQQIDLDDPSDLAPMMYGAATRSLHPGELAPLAFRAAAAGDPVAHEILHRTAEEMALATKVAIERARLHTLPSVPVVLAGALLQGEPGRLLVPIMTGMITSACPQAEIHVLQTEPALGAVIAALELAGVQVDDSLSRTLQSTWASRTRSRAGANGTADGPQPLPGTNGSAEARTLDGPRAERGLKVAVVGGGSTYTPELVSGLVEARDAFPLRELALMDPDYARLEAVGGLAGRMLEDAGLGNALRLVSTLEEALSGADFVIVQVRVGGMTARMLDERLPLELGCIGQETVGAGGISCALRTVPVILNIARQVERLCPAAWLINFTNPSGLITEALYRHADVRAVGLCNVPITMTKALAGTAGVDATGQQAPPEGRDGESLQVDQPGVDAGRLHVDYRGLNHLGWFVGVRDGHGRDLMPIILSRYLEQVAEHTRVDSDLITAWRAIPNPYLRYYCHPDRVLAEMKASARTRAEEVIDLERHLLEIYRNPAVRQRPPELDRRGGAFYALAAVELMLSLAGIRPGEHVVSVPHEGRMSDLPPDAVAELTCHVDRDQITPAVEGGLPPGTAGLVRTVKECELLAIEAAVKGSRPLAYLALASHPLVPSAQVARQLLDRLLAAHAAYLPPGLQPRR, encoded by the coding sequence ATGCGACTGGTGCTGGGCGTCGACGCGGGGGCTACCAAGACCCTGGCGGTGGTGGCTGACCTGGCCGGCCAGGTCAGGGGCTGGGGCCGGGCAGGATGCGGGAACTTTCAGGTAACCGGGACCCGGGCACCCCGCGAGATAAGCCGGGCCATCCGCCGGGCCTTGGCCATGGCCGGTGCGGGGCCTTCCCACGTAGTCGCCGCCTACTACGGCATAGCAGGGGCGGACCGGCCAGCCGACTTTGCCTATATCCATTCTTTCCTGGAACCCATCAACCCTGCCCCGCGCTGGGAAGTGGAGAACGATGCCACCATCGCCCTCGTTGCCGCCACCCGGCGCCGCCTGGGCGTGGTGGTGGCATGCGGGACCGGATTCAACTGCCTGGCATTCCACCCCGGCGGGACCCGCCTGCAGGTGGGGGGACTGGGTTACATCTTCGGCGACTTCGCGGGGGCAGGCCAGATCGGCGCCGAAGTGATCCGGGCAGCCACCCGGGCATACGACGGGCGGGGCCCGGCCACCGCCCTGCTCGATCTCCTCAGGCAGCAAATTGACCTGGACGACCCCTCCGACCTGGCACCCATGATGTACGGGGCAGCAACCCGCTCCTTGCACCCGGGGGAACTGGCTCCCCTGGCCTTCCGGGCCGCCGCCGCAGGCGATCCGGTGGCGCACGAGATCCTGCACCGCACGGCCGAGGAGATGGCCCTGGCCACAAAGGTTGCCATCGAGCGGGCAAGACTCCACACCCTCCCCAGCGTGCCGGTAGTCCTGGCCGGGGCACTGCTGCAGGGCGAACCGGGCCGGTTGCTGGTCCCCATTATGACCGGTATGATCACTAGCGCCTGTCCCCAGGCGGAGATCCACGTCCTGCAGACGGAACCCGCGCTGGGTGCGGTGATAGCGGCGCTGGAACTGGCCGGAGTACAGGTTGACGACTCCCTCTCCCGGACGCTGCAGTCCACCTGGGCGAGCCGCACACGGTCCCGCGCCGGCGCAAACGGGACTGCAGATGGCCCCCAGCCGCTGCCGGGGACGAACGGCAGCGCGGAGGCCCGCACCCTGGATGGGCCGAGGGCGGAGCGAGGCCTCAAGGTGGCGGTGGTAGGCGGGGGGAGCACATACACTCCCGAACTGGTATCAGGACTGGTGGAAGCCAGGGACGCCTTCCCCCTGCGCGAGCTTGCCCTCATGGACCCCGATTATGCACGGTTGGAGGCGGTGGGAGGACTGGCGGGGCGCATGCTTGAGGACGCCGGCCTGGGAAATGCCCTCCGTCTTGTCAGCACCCTCGAGGAAGCCCTGTCAGGTGCAGACTTCGTAATCGTGCAGGTGCGGGTCGGGGGGATGACAGCCCGGATGCTGGACGAGCGCCTCCCGCTGGAACTCGGCTGCATCGGGCAGGAGACGGTGGGAGCGGGCGGGATCTCCTGTGCCCTGCGTACCGTCCCGGTGATCCTGAACATCGCCCGCCAGGTGGAGCGGCTCTGTCCCGCGGCATGGCTCATCAACTTCACCAATCCCTCCGGGCTGATCACCGAGGCCCTGTACCGCCACGCCGACGTACGGGCGGTGGGCCTGTGCAACGTCCCCATCACCATGACGAAGGCCCTGGCCGGCACCGCAGGCGTGGATGCGACAGGCCAGCAGGCGCCCCCTGAAGGCAGAGACGGGGAAAGCCTGCAGGTCGACCAGCCAGGAGTAGATGCAGGAAGGCTGCACGTGGACTACCGGGGCCTGAATCACCTGGGGTGGTTCGTGGGGGTCCGGGACGGCCACGGCCGGGACCTCATGCCGATCATTCTGTCCCGCTACCTGGAACAGGTGGCAGAACACACCAGGGTGGACTCCGACCTGATCACCGCCTGGAGAGCCATACCCAACCCCTATCTGCGTTACTATTGCCACCCTGACCGTGTGCTGGCCGAGATGAAGGCGTCCGCTCGCACCCGGGCAGAGGAGGTCATCGACCTGGAAAGGCACCTCCTGGAGATATACAGGAATCCCGCCGTCCGCCAACGCCCTCCCGAGCTGGACAGGCGGGGAGGCGCTTTCTATGCCCTCGCCGCAGTGGAACTGATGCTGTCTCTGGCCGGGATACGGCCGGGGGAGCACGTGGTCTCCGTACCGCATGAAGGAAGGATGTCCGACCTCCCCCCCGATGCGGTGGCCGAACTGACCTGCCACGTGGACCGCGACCAGATCACCCCGGCGGTGGAAGGGGGCCTGCCGCCGGGCACAGCCGGACTGGTACGCACGGTCAAGGAGTGCGAATTACTGGCCATAGAAGCCGCAGTCAAGGGATCCCGCCCCCTCGCCTACCTCGCCCTCGCTTCCCACCCCCTGGTCCCCTCCGCCCAGGTAGCCCGGCAACTCCTCGATCGCCTCCTGGCCGCCCACGCCGCATACCTGCCACCCGGCCTGCAGCCACGCCGCTAG